In Xiphophorus hellerii strain 12219 chromosome 8, Xiphophorus_hellerii-4.1, whole genome shotgun sequence, the genomic window CTCTGAACGATTTTCTCCACGATGTCGTCGGCGTCGATGCGAGTGTCGTCCACGCAGCTCCGCTGGCGCTCCACGGTGTCCTTCTTCCTCCTgttcatcaccatcatcatcatcatcatcatcatcatcatcatcatcagtcatTGAATGCTGCCTGCCTTGACCCTGAAGCTGCAGCTTGTCACTTGTAAGAATTAGCACCTGCtaattagaaacaaccaatcagagcagggaggcgggtcttagcgctgtcaatcaacctaaTCCCTTGCTTTGATACGCTGCTGCTAGCatagcctgtcatgaatgctgaCGCTTGTTAGCATATCCACTAATGACGGTGTACAAACAGTTTTTCTTAGCcgttagcacatttagcagtgagtacatgaggGGGTTTGTCAtctctaagccccgccccctggctctgattggttgtttttggtttgatttcttCACACAGCAGTAGTAGGAGACCGatcaaactgtcacaacatggagagagttttaataaacatataaaatcatatttttatcaaagttacaaactgcagctttaaaaatacCCAGAATGCCGATGGGAATCTCATCCTGATCCGATCTGCTCCCCGTTTCTCCTGCTGAGCAGTGAAATAATCCCAGGAATGTGAGCCGACATGTCTGGGTTCGGCCAGCGTGCCGGGACAGGTGAGAACCCACCTGGAGGAGCGGTGGGACAGCAGGGCGGCAGCCGAGGGCGGGGGCGGCCGCTCCGGCTTGCTGGGGGCGGCGGGGGGCTGAGCGGCGCCGCAGGACGCGCCGCTGCTGGACGAGGCGTTCCGGTGGTGGCTGAGGTCCGTCAGGCTGGAGCAGCGGGAGTGACCGGTGCTGTAGCCTGGAGGATAAAggaaaccagagaagaagacgttcaaaatgttgaaaagctCCTGAGTcgtctctttctgttttccagtCGGTCTTGAACATGTTGGTTTTATTCATCTTgattattttgtgcattttgaatCGTTTTAGCTGAACTCCTCTCCTGCGTTCAGACGTTTAGATCAGGTTGTTCTTTAATCCCACGCTCAAAATGCTACAGCGACTGAAGATGATTCTGTTACAAATCTaacttttcacaaaaacagaatTCCTTTTACACTTGATACTACTGGGACACTTTGATATGCCTAATATTTATGCTACTAGTATGTTAGCTCGCTAAATGTAAACTCATGCTAGCTTGGATTTAAACCCTGAAAGGAAGGTTTGATGAAAACCTTGTGAGAAATAGATGAATCTAAAGGTTTTCAGTTTATTGTGGAGACTTGTTATGGATTAACTGTTGTATTCGCGTAGACTGACAATAATCATGGAAAAAGAGTGAAGCGTTTTGTTGAAATGTCTGTTCTGTCAATGATGTGAGGCGTCCAGCAGTTAGCTGGACATTAATTTTGCATTTCTCTGTAGTTTCACTAAAGTGCTTACAGGGCCTACAGTTATGATTAAGTATTTGATTGACAAACATTATTGGAATCTCAAGAGTCGTAGCTTTCTAATATGTATAATATAAAAACCCACAAAACGCAATGTTAACGCTAACTAGACAACCATATTAACTAATGTAGCCAGTTATATATCCAAGCTAAACCAGCCTTTATGTCCACATCTACTTTTAGATGGTCAAACATCAACATTAACTTGCTAATAAAGAAGCTAACCGGGTAAACATCCATGCTAACTTGATAACATGCTAGATATTTAGAAAGCTCTCTATAGTAGCTAACCAACATGCTAATTTGTTGCTGTAATACCAATGAAAACCAGTTAAATATCTAGATTAACTGGTTAATATGGTTGCTAACCAGTTTGTTGTCCATGTTAACCCGTTAACATGAAGGTTAGCGAGAAAAATCCATGCTACTTTGCTAATGAGCTAGCTAACATGCCAATTAGCTAGAAAATATCCACATTTGTTAGCATGCAAATAAGTACTTggttaaatttaaatgtgaataatttagaTATAACTTCTTAAAATGTTAGTATTGATCTGTATCTTTGGTTAgcatgctagttagcatggttAGCGCTGTGTATAAATAAGCATGGGGGAACAAAATTAAACTGTGATTATTCtgtttctgtaaaatgtttcatcttTCTCTGTTCGGCTCGATGTGAAGTCTTCCTTTATCTGCAgctccatttctgtttttaagatagaaaatgttttataacaaAACTGATATCCACATTAAATCAGCattaatcttagaaatgtcACAAATTTTCCTCCCAGATATTTAAATGTGACTCTGGCTCCTTAGATGTGCTGTTTGTTTCCAGCGGtggaggttttttttcaaacaccaTCAGAGCCTCATTGATCAGAGTGACGCTGATGGAAACTGAAGCTGACCTGATATTTTGCTGTGCTGACTGGCGCTGCGGACGTGCCGAGTGAGGAAGACGTCATCCGGACTGTGGAGGCCGTCAGCGTGCTCCGGCAGCCCTGAAGCGGAAAAACACAAGACGGGTTTAAAAGCTTTCATTACGATTCCCTGACAACCAACCGGCTCAGCAGTTCCCACCTAAACCGCGAACTGAAGACTGTCTGGCTTTAACGGCACCAGGTCCCTCCACCatgccccctggtggctgcaGAGAGGCGGTGCTGTCCCCCTTACAGGCCAGCTGCAGGTTGGGATCCTCCACTCCAATCAGGACGGACTTAGCAGTGCTGGGAGGCCTGCAGGCAgcagctagcattagcattagcattaccTGCAGTCATCCGTCTGTTCATTCAACCCTCTGCTCATCCATCCAACAACATGTCCATCAGTctgtttgtccatccatccatccatccatccatccatccaaccatccatccatccatccatccatccatccatccaaccatccatccatccatccaaccatccatccatccatccatccatccatccatccatccatccatccatccatccatccatccatccatccatccatccatccatccatccaaccatccatccatccatccatccaaccatccatccatccatccatccatccatccatccaaccatccatccatccatccaaccatccatccatccatccatccatccatccaaccatccatccatccatccatccatccatccatccatccatccatccatccatccatccaaccatccatccatccatccagtgtTTGGTGAGTTGGTGGATCTCCTCTCAGGTTGAGCTCAGATTCCTGAACTCACGTTTTGAAGCAGGGATCTCCAGACAGCAGCGTCATCCCGATGGTGACCTGGAggagaaaaactgtttaatgaAACTTCATGGAGACACAAAGAGACCAAAGTCACTTTAAGGATCGAATTCGACtctaacaaacatctgaaaatcTGATGagtagaaaatgagaaaaaactgtgtgtgtgtgtgtggggggggcagtgtgtgtgtgtgtgtgtgtgtgatgcctTCAGGATGGAGTTGTCCTGCCGGGTGTTTTTGGTGTCATAACCCTCCAGGATGCAGCAGCGGACCGTCGAGCCTGAACCagcaaactcagaaatgttgaggtCAGCAAATCCCAGCTGGAGGAagacggacagacggacggacagacggacagacggacggatggagagacagacggatggatgaaTCAACAGAAAGTGAAAGTCGGCTCAGGCAGATGGATCCATTGTTCCTCATACTTTCCATCTCTGCCTTCGTCAGAGGAAGTGATCAGAGACTTCATGAAATCAACAGCCTGTTTTAACCCCACATTCACCTTTATCAGCCCGATtctctctgacctctgacctcagctgATAGTTTATTTATCTTAGGAATAAATAATGAGCAGAACGAGGCTGATATGACCTGGAAACCCATTTAAGAAACtagaaacactttaaaataacttgGTAAGGCCAGGAAGTGCCCGGTTCATCGGCCCAGTGGGCGAGGCTCGGTTAATCATTACATTTATTATCTGTGACACAGAAAAGCTTCATAAACTCACCTTGGAGTAGGCCTTCCCTCCCTTCTGCTCCTGCAGAGACAGAACAAAACAATCAGGAACAAACTAAAACCTGAACAGGTTGAGTTCCCGTTTCCTGGAAACCAGCCAGAGGTTTTCTGTTGGCAGGTTTAGGATGAGACGTCCAACATGTCCCCACTGGTCCCAGTTATGATTTTATGACTTTCCTGATGAAAACAAACCAGGCGGCGCTTTTCCTCTATGGATCAAAACCTTTTCTCTGGCACTGACACTTTGACTTCATTAATGAAAACCGGTCCTGAGCAAACACCAGCTAACCTGCTAACAGCAAAGCTAATTGTTCATTTGGTGCTTCTGCTAGcttagaaaacatttagcatttttagcttctGAACATCTAAtttatttggctgttttttAAACTTGCATCTGTGTTGACATTTTGGTTATCGACTGTTAAGAATCATTCAAATAGTTAGATTgccatttacccagaatgcattgctgttGTTCTACATTATAGAGTTCAACGTTTATTTTCTGTCTAAAGTCCAACTGTGGTCAAAAACAGCGCTAGCAAATTTTATTAactgtaaaactgaaaccatgagTAAAAAACTCCTCCAACGGAttagtttagcattagcttctgctaagtAGCATGTTGGTATAGTGTTTTATGATGTGTTTTAGTGCAGCTAGCTTTTTAGTTAGCATTGTCCACCACTGATGAAAACCTTGGACGCTCTGTGGACAGATGCATTCTGGTCCTGATGACCAGCATCCTTTCCCTGATCCTAGTGGGAAATGTCCACTCTGTGGTTTCCTGCAGAAGCAATGACCTTGACCAGTAATGACCTTCACCAGTTCCAGCATCTCTGACCAATCAGCACAGAGATCTtctgtagttttatttaacctCCATAGTAACCATCAggtctgtttcctgtttcctggttttatttctgcagaatATTTAAACTAATTCTAGATTTACAGTTTTTACTGCAGTTTGGATGTGATTCCATGTTTTACCTTCCGAACAGAAACTCTGCAGATGCAGGGATCCAACACTCCAGTGACGGGGCTGGCGCTCATTTTACACACAAAGGAGAACTTCTTCCCCCATCGAACACAGTTCTGCTGCACCTCCTccctgcaaaacacacacacacacacacacacacacacacacacacttcatttAGAGCTGAAACTGAAGGTTTTTCTCAAAGCAACCGTAAACCTCTGAGCCCAGAAAGCAGCTTGTTGCAAGATACTCCAAGAATCtgtgaaaatcatttaaattatgtttttttatgttttacttatAATCTCAAGTATGTTGACTTTCTGTAAAAGTTGTACAGtgtgtaattattttacatCCTCTAAAACCTCAGAATTAGCCTCCTTTTGTAAATTTAACATTAGAATAACCATTTTATTCCTGTTTCTACAATATCAGACGCAAAGATCCTAAACTGCTAAAGGTTTGATAGCAGATAGCTAAAATCTTGGCAACATGTggctaaagctaacagctagtTAGCAAGTAATGGAA contains:
- the eeig1b gene encoding early estrogen-induced gene 1 protein — encoded protein: MAFLIKKKKFKFQVHFVLEELAAVPFVNGVLFCKVRLVDGGDFSISSSREEVQQNCVRWGKKFSFVCKMSASPVTGVLDPCICRVSVRKEQKGGKAYSKLGFADLNISEFAGSGSTVRCCILEGYDTKNTRQDNSILKVTIGMTLLSGDPCFKTPPSTAKSVLIGVEDPNLQLACKGDSTASLQPPGGMVEGPGAVKARQSSVRGLGLPEHADGLHSPDDVFLTRHVRSASQHSKISGYSTGHSRCSSLTDLSHHRNASSSSGASCGAAQPPAAPSKPERPPPPSAAALLSHRSSRRKKDTVERQRSCVDDTRIDADDIVEKIVQSQNFSAGSSDEDSHLRLFVSKDGTTALSGTQIATRGTPGVFEPVVIETH